In Denitratisoma sp. DHT3, one DNA window encodes the following:
- a CDS encoding DHA2 family efflux MFS transporter permease subunit — MSAAHAPHPPLPGSERLLATIAVSLAIFMYGLDMAVANVSIPAITGNLGVSLNQGTWVITSYAVANAIVIPLTGWLTARFGQVRLFLTSALLFTLASALCGLSTSLEMLVFFRCVQGAVAGPMNPLAMALLLAAYPPQKAAFAMGASMMTAMMSPALGPVLGGWITDNFSWPWIFYINIPVGLFSTWVSWRIFRHRESPRVKQPVDYVGLILLAIWVGAFQVMMEQGREHNWFDSAWVIFLGITCVTGLIFFLVWEWYEPHPVVELRLFKIPTFSVSATIGIFTSLPFFGNIVLTPLWLQSSLGYSATQAGQVAMFSGLFMFLFQPLVARAVPRLGSRRLAVVGLCILIVSVYLRTGFNPLLTSVDIIIPMALQGIGAGAVFMPIALLYISDMPPAKIASANGIYAFTRTLSIGIGTSVATSLWDNRTSHHHAQLTAQITPYNDAATQALGGLSASLGNEGALATMERLITVQAQTLGVNDYNVFAIGLLLAGIAFILLVKPGRPAGAAMPAPILEH, encoded by the coding sequence ATGTCCGCCGCCCACGCGCCCCACCCGCCCCTGCCCGGCAGCGAACGCCTGCTGGCGACCATCGCGGTGTCCCTGGCCATCTTCATGTACGGCCTGGACATGGCGGTGGCCAACGTCTCGATCCCGGCCATCACCGGCAACCTCGGCGTTTCGCTCAACCAGGGCACCTGGGTGATCACCTCCTACGCCGTCGCCAACGCGATCGTGATCCCGCTGACCGGCTGGCTCACCGCCCGCTTCGGCCAGGTGCGGCTGTTCCTCACTTCCGCGCTGTTGTTCACCCTGGCCTCGGCGTTGTGCGGCCTGTCCACCAGCCTGGAGATGCTGGTGTTCTTCCGCTGTGTGCAGGGCGCGGTGGCCGGACCGATGAATCCGCTGGCGATGGCCCTGCTGTTGGCCGCCTATCCGCCGCAGAAGGCGGCGTTCGCGATGGGCGCCTCGATGATGACGGCGATGATGTCGCCCGCGCTGGGACCGGTGCTGGGCGGCTGGATCACGGACAATTTCTCCTGGCCCTGGATCTTCTACATCAACATTCCCGTCGGCCTGTTCTCCACCTGGGTCAGCTGGCGCATCTTCCGCCACCGCGAGTCGCCACGCGTCAAGCAGCCGGTGGACTACGTGGGCCTGATCCTGCTGGCCATCTGGGTCGGCGCATTCCAGGTGATGATGGAGCAGGGCCGCGAACACAACTGGTTCGACTCCGCCTGGGTGATCTTCCTCGGCATCACCTGCGTCACCGGTCTGATCTTCTTCCTGGTCTGGGAATGGTACGAGCCCCATCCGGTGGTGGAATTGCGGCTGTTCAAGATTCCAACCTTTTCCGTCAGCGCCACCATCGGCATCTTCACCAGCCTGCCCTTCTTCGGCAACATCGTGCTGACGCCGCTCTGGCTGCAAAGCTCGCTCGGCTACTCGGCGACCCAGGCCGGCCAGGTCGCCATGTTCAGCGGGCTGTTCATGTTCCTCTTCCAGCCCCTGGTGGCCCGCGCGGTGCCGCGGCTCGGCAGCCGCCGGCTGGCGGTGGTCGGGCTGTGCATCCTGATCGTCTCGGTGTATCTGCGCACCGGCTTCAACCCGCTCCTCACCAGCGTCGACATCATCATACCCATGGCCTTGCAGGGCATCGGCGCCGGCGCCGTCTTCATGCCCATCGCGCTGCTCTACATCTCCGACATGCCGCCGGCAAAAATCGCCAGCGCCAACGGCATCTACGCCTTCACCCGCACGCTGTCGATCGGCATCGGCACCTCGGTCGCCACCAGCCTGTGGGACAACCGCACCAGCCATCACCACGCGCAGTTGACGGCCCAGATCACCCCCTACAACGATGCCGCGACACAGGCGCTGGGCGGGCTGAGCGCGTCCCTCGGCAACGAGGGTGCCCTGGCGACGATGGAGCGGCTCATCACGGTGCAGGCCCAGACCCTCGGCGTGAATGACTACAACGTGTTCGCGATCGGATTGCTGCTGGCCGGCATCGCCTTCATCCTCCTGGTAAAGCCGGGCCGGCCGGCCGGCGCCGCGATGCCGGCGCCGATACTGGAACACTGA
- a CDS encoding DHA2 family efflux MFS transporter permease subunit, which yields MNAAHAPLPPIEGGKRLLATLAVSLACFMYTLEMAVANLSLPAIAGDLGVSPPQATWVITAYAVTSAIITPLSGWLTARVGQVRLFVYSLLLFALTSLFCALATSLPLLILARCLQGAVVAPLMPVAIALLLQAYPPSQAALAVSISMFTMMFSPVVGPIIGGWITENLSWPWIFYINVPIGVLVAIASWRLFKDRESPRVRQPVDMVGLILLAIWVGALQILLDKGRELGWFESGEILALGVTALMGFCFFLVWEWYEAHPIVELRLFANRNFVVGTATNSLWSFIYLGNILLLPLWLQQSLGYTATWAGLVVAPSGLAAVIMQPVANRLLGVSGIRSLATVGLAMLALAAYLRAGFTSGVAPEHIVPAQICNGIGSTCFSLASSLLLFNGLSQWQIASASGLSSFVRLMATAMGTSFAATIWDSRTYHHRSELAAHVTPYDNAIGQFMNSASALGMDLTGALIAVEHQLTAQAQTLAANDYFWLSSLLFLGIAALIWLARPVAAPPGTPPAVLEH from the coding sequence ATGAACGCGGCCCACGCCCCATTGCCCCCCATCGAGGGCGGCAAGCGCCTCTTGGCCACCCTGGCGGTCTCCCTGGCCTGCTTCATGTACACCCTGGAGATGGCGGTGGCCAATCTCTCCCTGCCGGCCATCGCCGGCGACCTGGGCGTGTCACCGCCCCAGGCGACCTGGGTGATCACCGCCTACGCCGTCACCAGCGCCATCATCACCCCCCTCTCCGGGTGGCTCACCGCCCGCGTCGGCCAGGTGCGGCTGTTCGTCTACTCCTTGCTGCTGTTCGCGCTGACCTCCCTGTTCTGCGCGCTGGCCACCAGCCTGCCGCTGCTGATTCTCGCCCGCTGCCTGCAGGGCGCCGTGGTGGCGCCGCTGATGCCGGTGGCGATCGCCTTGCTGCTGCAAGCCTATCCGCCGAGCCAGGCGGCGCTGGCGGTCTCCATTTCGATGTTCACCATGATGTTCTCGCCCGTGGTGGGGCCGATCATCGGCGGCTGGATCACCGAGAATCTGTCCTGGCCCTGGATCTTCTACATCAACGTGCCGATCGGCGTGCTGGTGGCGATCGCCTCGTGGCGGCTGTTCAAGGACCGGGAATCGCCCCGGGTGCGCCAGCCGGTGGATATGGTGGGCCTGATCCTGCTGGCGATCTGGGTCGGGGCGTTGCAGATCCTGCTGGACAAGGGGCGGGAACTGGGCTGGTTCGAGTCGGGGGAAATCCTCGCCCTGGGCGTCACGGCGCTGATGGGGTTCTGCTTCTTCCTGGTCTGGGAATGGTACGAGGCCCATCCGATCGTGGAATTGCGGCTCTTCGCCAACCGCAACTTCGTGGTGGGGACGGCCACCAACAGCCTCTGGAGCTTCATCTACCTGGGCAACATCCTGCTGCTGCCGCTCTGGCTGCAGCAGTCGCTGGGCTACACCGCCACCTGGGCCGGTCTGGTGGTGGCGCCCAGCGGCCTGGCCGCGGTGATCATGCAGCCGGTGGCCAATCGCCTGCTGGGCGTGTCCGGCATCCGTTCCCTGGCCACGGTGGGCCTTGCCATGCTGGCCCTGGCCGCCTATCTGCGGGCGGGGTTCACCAGCGGCGTGGCGCCGGAGCACATCGTCCCGGCGCAGATCTGCAACGGCATCGGCTCGACCTGCTTTTCCCTGGCCAGCAGCCTGCTGCTGTTCAACGGCCTGAGCCAGTGGCAGATCGCCAGCGCCTCCGGACTCTCATCCTTCGTGCGCCTGATGGCGACCGCCATGGGGACGTCGTTCGCCGCCACGATCTGGGACAGCCGCACCTACCATCATCGCAGCGAACTGGCGGCCCACGTCACCCCTTACGACAACGCCATCGGCCAGTTCATGAACAGCGCGTCGGCGCTGGGCATGGATCTCACGGGGGCGCTGATCGCGGTCGAGCATCAGCTCACGGCGCAGGCGCAGACCCTCGCCGCCAACGATTATTTCTGGCTTTCCTCACTGCTGTTTCTGGGCATCGCGGCACTCATCTGGCTGGCGCGCCCCGTCGCCGCGCCGCCGGGGACGCCGCCGGCGGTACTGGAGCACTGA
- a CDS encoding NAD-dependent succinate-semialdehyde dehydrogenase: MNLDDPGLFRQQAHVDGQWIDGAGGGFDVRDPATGALLGTVPDLGRAQTEVAIRAAADAWPDWRRRTARERGAVLRRWCELILTHQEDLARLLTAEQGKPLAEARGEIAYGASFIEWFAEEGKRVYGETIPATAPDRRLLVRKTPVGVCAAITPWNFPSAMLTRKVGAALAAGCTMVAKPAELTPFSALALAELGARAGLPPGVFNVITSADPQTVGQVLCASPTVRKLSFTGSTEVGKLLLRQCADTVKKVSLELGGNAPFIVFDDADLDLAVRGAVASKYRNAGQTCVCANRLLIQDGIYDEFARRLAVAVAELAVGDGRDPASRIGPLIEAAAVSKVEAHVRDALDKGARLLAGGARHALGGNFFQPTILADVTPAMRIAREETFGPVAPLFRFRDEAEAIRLANDTEYGLAAYFYSRDVARVFRVAEALEYGMVGINESAISTEVAPFGGMKESGLGREGSRHGIEDYLETQYWCLGGIHA; this comes from the coding sequence ATGAATCTGGATGATCCCGGCCTGTTCCGTCAGCAGGCCCATGTCGATGGTCAATGGATCGATGGCGCGGGCGGCGGGTTCGATGTCCGCGATCCGGCCACGGGCGCGCTGCTGGGGACCGTGCCGGACCTGGGGCGGGCGCAGACGGAGGTGGCGATCCGCGCCGCGGCCGATGCCTGGCCGGACTGGCGGCGCCGCACCGCGCGCGAGCGGGGCGCCGTCCTGCGCCGCTGGTGCGAACTGATCCTGACCCACCAGGAAGATCTGGCCCGCCTGCTGACGGCGGAGCAGGGCAAGCCCCTGGCCGAGGCGCGGGGCGAGATCGCCTACGGCGCATCCTTCATCGAGTGGTTCGCCGAGGAGGGCAAGCGGGTCTATGGCGAAACCATCCCCGCCACCGCGCCCGACCGGCGCCTGCTGGTGCGGAAGACGCCGGTCGGCGTCTGCGCCGCGATCACGCCGTGGAACTTCCCCTCCGCAATGCTCACCCGCAAGGTCGGCGCGGCGCTCGCCGCCGGCTGCACGATGGTGGCCAAGCCGGCGGAACTGACGCCATTCTCGGCGCTGGCGCTGGCCGAACTGGGCGCGCGGGCCGGTCTGCCGCCGGGCGTGTTCAACGTGATCACCAGCGCCGATCCGCAGACCGTGGGGCAGGTGCTGTGCGCCAGCCCCACGGTGCGCAAGCTCAGCTTCACCGGCTCCACCGAGGTGGGCAAGCTGCTGCTGCGGCAGTGCGCCGACACGGTGAAGAAGGTCTCCCTGGAACTCGGCGGCAACGCGCCCTTCATCGTCTTCGACGACGCCGATCTCGACCTGGCGGTGCGCGGCGCGGTCGCCTCCAAGTACCGCAACGCCGGCCAGACCTGCGTCTGCGCCAACCGTCTGCTGATTCAGGACGGCATCTACGACGAGTTCGCGCGCCGCCTGGCCGTCGCGGTGGCGGAGCTGGCCGTCGGCGACGGGCGCGATCCGGCCAGCCGCATCGGTCCCCTGATCGAGGCGGCTGCCGTGAGCAAGGTGGAGGCCCACGTGCGGGACGCGCTGGACAAGGGCGCCCGCCTGCTGGCCGGCGGCGCCCGCCACGCGCTGGGCGGCAACTTCTTCCAGCCGACGATCCTGGCCGACGTGACGCCGGCGATGCGCATCGCCCGCGAGGAGACCTTCGGCCCGGTGGCGCCGCTGTTCCGCTTCCGCGACGAGGCCGAGGCGATCCGGCTCGCCAACGACACCGAATACGGCCTTGCCGCCTACTTCTACAGCCGCGACGTGGCGCGGGTGTTCCGCGTCGCCGAGGCGCTGGAGTACGGCATGGTCGGCATCAACGAAAGCGCGATCTCGACGGAGGTGGCGCCTTTCGGCGGCATGAAGGAATCGGGCCTGGGGCGGGAGGGTTCCCGCCACGGCATCGAGGATTACCTGGAGACCCAGTACTGGTGCCTGGGCGGCATCCACGCCTGA
- a CDS encoding DUF6516 family protein, producing MKAARIVQAKEIRDDGSIVEIVAWELDAPLPPCAHRYKYRLFFGRAGECYVRYDNERGKGDHRHFGNEETAYAFTSINALLDDFERDVTNWR from the coding sequence ATGAAAGCCGCCCGCATTGTCCAAGCCAAAGAAATCCGGGACGACGGTTCCATCGTCGAGATCGTGGCCTGGGAGCTCGATGCGCCGCTGCCACCCTGCGCCCACCGTTACAAATACCGTCTGTTTTTTGGTCGTGCCGGTGAATGCTACGTCCGTTATGACAATGAGCGCGGCAAGGGAGACCATCGGCACTTCGGCAATGAGGAAACGGCCTACGCATTCACATCCATCAATGCGCTGCTGGACGATTTCGAGCGCGATGTCACAAACTGGAGGTAA
- a CDS encoding MarR family transcriptional regulator has protein sequence MKAIIEVGPKGSIFRNVRTQLADSKDGHAPDYRLTFESARVMFAELTPARLDLINTLHGMGPVSIYALAKAAGRNYSNVHADISRLIELGMVERNEDTVEVKFDAVEIHMDLAKAA, from the coding sequence ATGAAAGCCATTATCGAGGTCGGTCCCAAGGGTTCCATCTTTCGCAATGTGCGCACCCAGTTGGCGGATTCAAAGGATGGCCACGCACCCGACTATCGGCTGACGTTCGAATCGGCCAGGGTCATGTTTGCGGAACTGACGCCCGCCAGGCTGGATTTGATCAATACATTGCACGGCATGGGCCCTGTGAGCATCTATGCCCTGGCAAAGGCTGCCGGCCGAAATTACTCCAATGTCCATGCCGACATATCCCGCCTGATCGAACTGGGCATGGTGGAACGCAACGAGGACACCGTGGAAGTGAAATTCGACGCCGTCGAAATCCATATGGATCTGGCCAAGGCTGCCTGA
- the rplI gene encoding 50S ribosomal protein L9 → MQIILMEKVVNLGGLGDVVKVKDGYARNFLIPKGMAKRATAENLKVFEARRAELEKVQAEKLAAAQALGTKLDGMMVQITRKAGVDGRLFGSVGNADVADALKAQGIEVEKAAVRMPNGLLKTIGDTQLEVAPHPDVVVTITVSVLGEH, encoded by the coding sequence ATGCAAATCATTCTGATGGAAAAAGTGGTTAACCTCGGCGGCCTCGGCGACGTGGTCAAGGTCAAGGACGGCTATGCCCGCAACTTCCTGATCCCGAAGGGCATGGCCAAGCGCGCCACGGCCGAGAACCTGAAAGTGTTCGAAGCCCGCCGCGCCGAGCTGGAAAAGGTCCAGGCCGAGAAGCTGGCCGCCGCCCAGGCGCTGGGCACCAAGCTCGACGGCATGATGGTGCAGATCACCCGCAAGGCCGGTGTCGATGGCCGCCTGTTCGGCTCCGTCGGCAATGCCGACGTCGCCGATGCGCTCAAGGCGCAGGGCATCGAGGTCGAGAAAGCCGCCGTGCGCATGCCCAACGGCCTGCTCAAGACCATCGGCGACACCCAGCTCGAAGTCGCGCCCCATCCCGACGTGGTGGTCACCATCACCGTCTCGGTGCTGGGCGAGCACTGA
- the rpsR gene encoding 30S ribosomal protein S18 yields MAFKPKGKGANNKRKDDKGRSLFKRRKFCRFSAEKIEEIDYKDVEILKDFVTETGKIMPARITGTKTGYQRQLSTAIKRARFLALMPYTDLHNA; encoded by the coding sequence ATGGCATTCAAACCAAAAGGTAAGGGCGCTAACAACAAGCGCAAGGACGACAAGGGCCGCAGCCTGTTCAAGCGTCGCAAGTTCTGCCGCTTCAGCGCGGAGAAGATCGAAGAGATCGACTACAAGGATGTTGAAATCCTCAAGGACTTCGTCACCGAGACCGGCAAGATCATGCCCGCCCGCATCACCGGCACCAAGACCGGCTATCAGCGTCAGCTGTCGACGGCCATCAAGCGCGCCCGCTTCCTGGCCCTGATGCCCTACACCGACCTGCACAACGCTTGA
- the priB gene encoding primosomal replication protein N, whose protein sequence is MTFPAAATNLIRLSGQILERGALRYTPAGVPVVEFRLVHQSEQEEAGAMRRVECEMPCVAVGPTANLLTGAQTGDGLHLGGFIAARSLKSRTPVLHVKTIEFLEGNPDGIQTKR, encoded by the coding sequence TTGACGTTCCCCGCCGCAGCCACCAATCTGATCCGGCTCTCCGGGCAGATCCTTGAGCGGGGGGCATTGCGCTACACGCCAGCCGGCGTTCCGGTCGTCGAATTCCGCTTGGTACACCAGTCCGAGCAGGAGGAGGCGGGAGCGATGCGGCGCGTGGAATGCGAAATGCCCTGTGTGGCCGTGGGGCCGACAGCGAATCTGCTGACCGGCGCACAAACGGGCGACGGGCTTCATCTCGGCGGCTTCATCGCCGCCCGGAGCCTGAAGAGCCGGACGCCGGTGCTGCATGTGAAGACAATCGAATTTTTGGAAGGAAATCCAGATGGCATTCAAACCAAAAGGTAA
- the rpsF gene encoding 30S ribosomal protein S6, giving the protein MRHYEIVFIVHPDQSEQVPAMIERYQTLVTGRNGAIHRLEDWGRRQMAYPIQKVHKAHYVLMNIECDGETLAELENAFKFNDAVLRHLTIKMDKAVTAPSPMMKEEKSRSLTPAVEAKAEAPAA; this is encoded by the coding sequence ATGCGACACTACGAAATCGTTTTCATCGTTCATCCGGACCAGTCCGAGCAGGTTCCGGCCATGATCGAGCGCTACCAGACCCTGGTGACCGGCCGCAACGGCGCGATCCATCGCCTGGAAGACTGGGGCCGCCGTCAGATGGCCTATCCGATCCAGAAGGTGCACAAGGCCCACTACGTACTGATGAACATCGAGTGCGACGGCGAGACCCTGGCCGAGCTGGAAAACGCCTTCAAGTTCAACGACGCCGTGCTGCGCCACCTGACCATCAAGATGGACAAGGCCGTCACTGCGCCCTCGCCGATGATGAAGGAAGAGAAGTCCCGCTCCCTGACGCCCGCGGTCGAAGCCAAGGCGGAGGCGCCGGCTGCCTGA
- the rplU gene encoding 50S ribosomal protein L21 — protein MYAVIKTGGKQYRVAAGEKIKVEQIPADVGAEITLDQVLMVGEGESVKIGAPLVSGAKVTAKVVSHGRHDKIRIFKMRRRKHYQKHQGHRQNYTELEISGIAA, from the coding sequence ATGTATGCGGTCATAAAAACCGGCGGCAAGCAGTATCGCGTCGCTGCCGGCGAAAAGATCAAAGTAGAACAGATACCGGCAGACGTGGGCGCTGAAATCACTCTCGACCAGGTTCTCATGGTCGGCGAGGGCGAGTCGGTGAAGATCGGCGCGCCCCTGGTTTCCGGCGCCAAGGTCACGGCCAAGGTCGTCTCCCACGGTCGTCACGACAAGATCCGGATTTTCAAGATGCGCCGGCGCAAGCACTACCAGAAGCACCAGGGCCATCGCCAGAACTACACCGAACTGGAAATCAGCGGCATCGCCGCCTGA
- the rpmA gene encoding 50S ribosomal protein L27: protein MAHKKAGGSSRNGRDSESKRLGVKRYGDQLVSAGSIIVRQRGTQFHPGLNVGIGKDHTLFAKIDGKVQFTVKGAAQRKLVNIVPVAEQA, encoded by the coding sequence ATGGCACACAAAAAAGCAGGCGGCAGTTCCCGCAACGGCCGCGACTCGGAATCGAAACGCCTGGGCGTCAAGCGCTACGGCGACCAACTGGTTTCCGCCGGCAGCATCATCGTGCGTCAGCGCGGCACCCAGTTCCACCCCGGCCTGAACGTCGGCATCGGCAAGGACCACACCCTGTTCGCCAAGATCGACGGCAAGGTGCAGTTCACCGTCAAGGGCGCGGCGCAGCGCAAGCTGGTCAACATCGTCCCCGTTGCCGAGCAAGCCTGA